A part of Tigriopus californicus strain San Diego chromosome 10, Tcal_SD_v2.1, whole genome shotgun sequence genomic DNA contains:
- the LOC131888988 gene encoding failed axon connections-like, whose amino-acid sequence MLFQFFAFTCIVIVGAEIGLGLFVFLKKKFGRNKKPKLIKPNYQKDVVYLAQFPCVPFIRSISPFCLKLETWLRMHKIPYESVYTLKFGPKGQIPYVELNGEQIPDSAIIIEKLTKYFNVSDNDGVGKEQLALAHSMTVMVENRTAIAGFFWRYGRNMKMFVDALCLETYPAKSLKFWTFFQPMGTRFKTVCHGLGKHEDQEIAEFSFQDLKAISDALGEKHFFLGDTPKQVDCVLFGNLIQFIYNPLPFPQKEFISKECKNLEPYVDRLRDQFFPDWNDLCLPQSMNGFKEASYANAIALSK is encoded by the coding sequence ATGTTATTCCAGTTCTTCGCATTTACTTGCATCGTGATTGTTGGAGCTGAAATAGGGCTTGGTTTGTTTGTcttcttgaagaagaaatttggACGAAATAAAAAACCAAAGCTTATCAAGCCAAATTACCAGAAAGATGTGGTCTACTTAGCCCAATTCCCGTGTGTGCCTTTCATTAGAAGTATCTCTCCATTTTGTCTGAAGCTTGAGACTTGGCTTCGAATGCACAAGATTCCGTATGAGAGTGTTTATACCTTGAAATTCGGACCCAAGGGCCAAATTCCATATGTGGAGTTGAACGGTGAACAGATCCCGGACTCTGCAATTATTATCGAAAAGCTCACAAAATACTTCAATGTGAGTGACAATGATGGGGTCGGTAAAGAGCAATTGGCTTTGGCTCACTCTATGACTGTAATGGTTGAGAATCGGACAGCTATTGCCGGATTTTTCTGGAGATACGGTCGTAACATGAAGATGTTTGTGGATGCgctctgtttggaaacttatccggcaaaatcattgaaattctGGACCTTCTTTCAACCCATGGGCACGCGGTTTAAGACAGTGTGTCACGGTTTAGGGAAACATGAGGACCAAGAGATTGctgaattttctttccaagatCTCAAGGCGATATCGGATGCCTTGGgcgaaaaacattttttcttaggAGATACGCCTAAGCAGGTGGATTGCGTGCTTTTCGGCAACTTGATTCAATTTATATACAACCCATTGCCGtttcctcaaaaagaattcatttcaaaggaatgCAAGAATTTGGAACCATACGTGGACCGATTAAGGGACCAATTTTTCCCGGATTGGAATGATCTCTGTTTACCCCAATCTATGAATGGTTTTAAAGAGGCTAGTTATGCTAATGCTATAGCactttcaaaataa
- the LOC131888770 gene encoding uncharacterized protein LOC131888770: MKIVCCFALLLVSQVFGKTIKTRGQRLAKKRDDVTARSLQFSNFLDRSDPASNAPIKPLPTAEDDVICPPEVQLDTGVTPVTLIIPITDATGCYEFTTPGYGENTRYPNALNAAYECTYEIRLPSPNLSPTFTILKDEFELQRRSNDGLRCPFDSLILKNIVETGQSVDDVESFDNNVQYCDELTEDKCFTVEPGNNNNRFQIIFKANNINRKRGARGLLCF; this comes from the exons ATGAAGATTGTATGTTGCTTTGCACTTCTTTTGGTCTCTCAAGTCTTCgggaaaaccatcaaaaccCGTGGACAACGCCTGGCAAAGAAAAGAGACG ACGTTACAGCTCGATCGCTTCAATTCTCGAACTTCTTGGACCGTTCGGATCCGGCCTCCAATGCCCCAATCAAACCCTTGCCCACAGCCGAAGATGATGTTATATGTCCCCCTGAGGTCCAACTAGACACTGGAGTTACGCCAGTGACCCTGATCATTCCCATAACCGATGCAACCGGATGTTACGAGTTTACAACCCCTGGGTATGGCGAGAACACCAGATATCCAAATGCCTTAAACGCGGCCTACGAGTGCACATATGAAATACGG CTTCCTAGTCCTAACTTGAGCCCCACGTTCACGATTTTAAAAGACGAATTCGAGTTACAAAGGCGTAGTAATGACGGCCTGCGATGTCCTTTTGATAGTCTCATCTTGAAGAACATCGTTGAAACTGGACAGAGTGTGGACGATGTTGAGAGCTTCGATAACAACGTCCAATATTGTGATGAACTTACAGAGGACAAGTGTTTCACTGTCGAGCCAGGAAATAACAATAATCGCTTCCAAATCATATTTAAGGCCAACAATATCAATAGAAAGAGGGGTGCCAGAGGATTATTGTGCTTTTAA